The Deltaproteobacteria bacterium genome window below encodes:
- a CDS encoding leucyl aminopeptidase: MKFTYVSGAPIPASADVVAVCAYTGGAADPGFRAVDKALDGLLTARMEEVAFRPERGQTLVVRPAAGALGDARAVVVVGGGDRAVRSPAGARDAAAAAVRRATALRARSLAFVLPAVGRDPAPVVQFAVEGARLGAYRFDKYRSEDANTPAPIEAVTLVGKAPNRAPIGRAIARGEAVADAVCLARDLINEPAATMTPAQLAAEARAIAKRHSSLTAKILGPAECKKLGMGMLLAVGQGSDQEVRVVHLTYKPKRKAKKRIALVGKGITFDSGGYSLKPTSSMLDMKIDMSGAAAVIAAMDAIARIGSPYEVHAVAACAENLVSGKAYKLGDVLRSMSGKTVEINNTDAEGRLALGDALYYVRDAAEPDEIFDFATLTGACLVALGPYTAGVMSNRDALAKAWLSTAARVGEDMWHLPLNERLMEQLKSPIADLRNTGGRAGGALTAGLFLKQFVGDVPWVHVDIAGPASASKTDGAISEGGTGFGVATIVAYACP, from the coding sequence ATGAAATTCACGTATGTTAGCGGAGCCCCGATTCCGGCGTCGGCGGACGTCGTCGCGGTGTGTGCGTACACGGGCGGGGCGGCCGACCCCGGCTTCCGCGCGGTGGACAAGGCGCTCGACGGCCTGCTCACCGCGCGCATGGAGGAAGTCGCCTTCCGGCCGGAGCGCGGGCAGACGCTCGTGGTGCGGCCCGCGGCCGGCGCGCTCGGCGATGCGCGCGCCGTCGTCGTGGTCGGCGGCGGCGACCGCGCGGTCCGTTCGCCCGCGGGCGCGCGGGACGCGGCAGCCGCGGCCGTGCGCCGCGCGACCGCCCTCCGCGCCCGGTCGCTGGCGTTCGTCTTGCCCGCCGTCGGCCGGGATCCGGCCCCCGTGGTGCAGTTCGCGGTCGAGGGCGCGCGCCTGGGGGCGTACCGGTTCGACAAGTACCGGTCGGAGGACGCCAACACGCCGGCGCCGATCGAGGCGGTGACGCTCGTCGGGAAGGCGCCGAACCGCGCCCCGATCGGGCGGGCCATCGCGCGCGGCGAGGCGGTGGCCGACGCGGTCTGTCTCGCGCGGGACCTCATCAACGAACCCGCGGCAACCATGACGCCGGCTCAGCTCGCGGCGGAGGCTCGCGCGATCGCGAAGCGGCACTCGTCCCTGACCGCCAAGATTCTCGGCCCGGCCGAGTGCAAGAAGCTCGGCATGGGGATGCTGCTCGCCGTCGGCCAGGGGTCGGATCAGGAGGTCCGGGTCGTCCACTTGACCTACAAGCCCAAGCGCAAGGCGAAAAAGCGCATCGCGTTGGTCGGAAAGGGCATCACGTTCGACAGCGGGGGCTATTCGCTCAAGCCCACGTCGTCGATGCTCGACATGAAGATCGACATGTCGGGCGCGGCCGCGGTGATCGCGGCGATGGACGCGATCGCGCGCATCGGTTCGCCGTACGAGGTGCACGCCGTGGCGGCCTGCGCGGAGAACCTGGTGTCCGGCAAGGCGTACAAGCTCGGCGACGTGCTGCGGTCCATGAGCGGCAAGACGGTGGAGATCAACAACACCGACGCGGAGGGGCGCCTGGCGCTCGGCGACGCGCTGTACTACGTCCGCGATGCGGCCGAGCCCGACGAGATCTTCGACTTCGCCACCCTCACCGGCGCGTGTCTGGTCGCACTCGGTCCCTATACGGCTGGCGTGATGTCGAACCGCGACGCGCTCGCCAAGGCGTGGCTGTCCACCGCCGCGCGCGTCGGCGAGGACATGTGGCACCTACCGCTCAACGAGCGGCTGATGGAGCAGCTCAAGAGCCCGATCGCGGATCTGCGCAACACGGGCGGTCGCGCCGGCGGCGCGCTGACCGCCGGCTTGTTTCTCAAGCAATTCGTCGGCGACGTGCCGTGGGTCCACGTCGACATCGCGGGCCCCGCGTCGGCGAGCAAGACCGACGGCGCGATTAGCGAGGGCGGCACGGGCTTCGGCGTGGCCACGATCGTGGCCTACGCGTGCCCGTAA